A window of Peromyscus eremicus chromosome 7, PerEre_H2_v1, whole genome shotgun sequence contains these coding sequences:
- the Commd4 gene encoding COMM domain-containing protein 4: MRFRFCGDLDCPDWVLAEISTLAKISSVKLRLLCSQVLKELLGQGIDYEKILKLTADAKFESGDVKATVAVLSFILSSAAKHSVDSDSLSSELQQLGLPREHATSLCRCYEEKQSPLQEHLRACSLRVNRLANVAWRVDYTLSSSLLRSVEEPLVHLQLEVVPAPGALAQPVSMSLSADKFQVLLAELKQAQTLMTALG; the protein is encoded by the exons ATG AGGTTCCGGTTCTGTGGCGATCTGGACTGTCCTGACTGGGTCCTGGCAGAGATCAGCACACTGGCCAAGATT TCCTCTGTGAAGCTGCGGCTGCTGTGTAGCCAGGTGCTAAAGGAGCTTCTGGGGCAGGGGATTGAT TATGAGAAGATCCTGAAGCTTACTGCTGATGCCAAGTTTG AGTCTGGAGATGTGAAGGCCACAGTTGCGGTGCTGAGTTTCATCCTCTCGAGTGCAGCCAAGCATAGTGTGGACAGTGATTCCTTGTCCAGCGAGCTACAGCAGCTGGGGCTGCCCAGAG AGCATGCCACCAGCCTGTGCCGCTGTTATGAAGAGAAGCAGAGCCCCCTACAGGAGCACCTTCGGGCCTGCAGCCTGCGTG TGAACAGGCTGGCCAATGTGGCCTGGCGGGTGGACTACACCCTGAGCTCCAGCCTGCTCCGGTCTGTGGAGGAGCCCCTGGTGCACCTGCAGCTAGAGGTTGTGCCTGCCCCGGGTGCCCTGGCCCAACCTGTTTCCATGTCCCTCTCAGCAGACAAGTTCCAGGTTCTCCTGGCAG AACTGAAGCAGGCCCAGACCCTGATGACGGCTTTGGGCTGA